The Siniperca chuatsi isolate FFG_IHB_CAS linkage group LG12, ASM2008510v1, whole genome shotgun sequence genome has a segment encoding these proteins:
- the LOC122886065 gene encoding NAD(P)H dehydrogenase [quinone] 1-like: MATKVLIVYAHQSSGSFNAAAKDAAVEVLVAKGCTVEVSDLYAMKFKATATAEDITGDVKNADHFLYAEETKLAWEAGKLSADITEEQRKLTEADLIIFQFPMYWFTLPAIMKGWIDRVLTLGFAYSQEKRYSQGIFKDKKAMLSFTTGSHESMFSANGINGDMNVTLWPLQNGILHYCGFQVLAPQIFWAPSHVPSEARTTMLEGWRTRLQGLLEEEPLNFTPLDCFDGEKGFQLKPEVCEKHATMEFGLTVGIHLGKPLPPNNQMKAGV; this comes from the exons ATGG CAACCAAAGTGTTGATTGTATATGCCCACCAGAGCTCTGGCTCATTCAACGCTGCAGCTAAAGATGCTGCTGTGGAAGTTTTAGTGGCTAAGGGCTGCACAGTAGAAGTATCTGACCTATACGCCATGAAATTTAAAGCCACTGCTACTGCTGAGGACATCACTG GTGATGTGAAGAATGCAGATCACTTCCTTTATGCAGAGGAGACCAAGCTAGCATGGGAGGCAGGAAAACTATCTGCTGACATCACTGAAGAACAACGTAAACTAACTGAGGCAGACCTCATCATCTTTCAG TTCCCCATGTACTGGTTCACGCTTCCTGCAATCATGAAGGGCTGGATTGACCGGGTGCTCACACTAGGCTTCGCCTACTCTCAAGAGAAGCGATACAGCCAGGGAATCTTCAAG GACAAAAAAGCCATGCTGTCCTTCACCACTGGGTCTCATGAGTCCATGTTCAGTGCAAATGGCATTAATGGAGACATGAATGTCACACTGTGGCCACTACAG aATGGCATCTTGCACTACTGTGGCTTCCAGGTTCTGGCCCCTCAAATCTTCTGGGCTCCATCTCACGTTCCCTCTGAGGCACGCACCACCATGCTTGAAGGCTGGCGTACACGTCTGCAAGGCCTCCTAGAAGAAGAACCACTGAACTTCACTCCTTTGGACTGCTTCGATGGGGAGAAGGGTTTCCAGCTGAAGCCTGAAGTGTGTGAAAAACATGCCACTATGGAGTTTGGACTGACTGTGGGGATTCACCTGGGCAAGCCACTGCCACCTAACAACCAGATGAAAGCTGGAGTCTGA
- the ackr3a gene encoding atypical chemokine receptor 3a, giving the protein MSLSTSELEDLWESWGDLNFSDAFSNISSVDAMVCATAFNRSALLYSMCVLYTFIFIVGLAANTLVLWVNIRAQRDSTPRHETHMYIAHLAVADLCVCVTLPVWVSSLAQHGHWPFGEGACKLTHLLFSVNLFSSIFFLACMSVDSYLSVTKHGDNEGGVRRKLIRRGACVGVWLLALVASLPDTYFLRTVKSTHGDTMLCRPVYPEENPREWMVGVQLSFILLGFVLPFPVIAVFYALLASVFTRSSSSSSSSTVEQEHRVSRRVILAYIVVFLGCWGPYHSVLLVDALSQLGLVTLTCGLENVIYVALHLTQCLSLLHCCFNPILYNFINRNYRYDLMKAFIFKYSTRTGLARLIEASNMSETEYSAVAVENPPQI; this is encoded by the coding sequence ATGAGCCTGAGCACCAGTGAGCTGGAGGACCTGTGGGAGTCGTGGGGGGACCTCAACTTCTCCGACGCCTTTAGCAACATATCGAGTGTGGATGCAATGGTGTGTGCCACGGCGTTCAACCGCAGTGCTCTGCTCTACTCCATGTGTGTCCTCTACACTTTTATCTTCATTGTCGGTCTGGCTGCTAACACTCTAGTCCTCTGGGTAAACATCCGTGCACAAAGAGACTCCACCCCTCGCCATGAGACACACATGTACATCGCTCACCTGGCAGTtgcagacctgtgtgtgtgcgtcaccCTGCCTGTGTGGGTGAGCTCACTGGCCCAGCATGGCCACTGGCCCTTTGGTGAGGGGGCATGTAAACTCACACACCTGCTGTTCTCTGTCAACCTCTTCAGCAGCATCTTCTTCCTGGCCTGCATGAGTGTTGACAGTTACTTAAGTGTGACGAAGCACGGTGACAATGAGGGAGGCGTGCGCAGGAAGCTAATCCGCCGTGGAGCGTGTGTAGGGGTGTGGCTTCTGGCTCTGGTCGCCTCCCTACCAGACACCTACTTCCTGCGTACAGTGAAGTCAACACATGGGGACACCATGCTGTGCAGGCCTGTGTACCCAGAGGAAAACCCCAGGGAGTGGATGGTGGGCGTGCAGCTGAGCTTCATCCTGCTGGGCTTTGTTCTCCCCTTCCCTGTCATTGCAGTGTTTTACGCTCTGCTAGCCAGTGTTTTCACtcgctcctcttcttcttcatcgtCTTCCACAGTGGAGCAGGAGCATCGTGTGAGCCGCAGGGTAATCCTGGCCTACATCGTGGTGTTTCTGGGCTGCTGGGGGCCCTACCACAGCGTCCTCCTGGTTGATGCTCTGTCTCAGCTGGGCCTGGTGACTCTGACCTGTGGCCTGGAGAATGTGATCTACGTGGCCTTACACCTCACCCAGTGCCTGTCCTTGCTCCACTGCTGTTTTAACCCCATCCTCTACAACTTCATCAACAGAAACTACCGCTATGACCTCATGAAGGCCTTCATCTTTAAATACTCCACGAGGACGGGCTTGGCGCGCCTCATCGAGGCTTCCAACATGTCTGAGACTGAGTACTCTGCTGTAGCTGTAGAAAATCCACCACAGATCTGA